Proteins encoded in a region of the Mesoflavibacter profundi genome:
- a CDS encoding gliding motility lipoprotein GldH: protein MKINKILILLLLTLVMSCDSSAVFDEYKTVSTAWNKEDVVSFKINPPDSIKPYNLFVNIRNTNTYKFSNLYLIVQMKFPHGKSITDTLQYRMTTPTGKWLGEGLSTVKENKLWYKEGVVFNEKGEYQVNIQHAMRQNGEVNGVVNLEGITDVGFRIEKTE, encoded by the coding sequence ATGAAAATAAATAAAATACTAATTTTATTATTGTTAACCTTAGTGATGTCTTGCGACTCTTCAGCTGTTTTTGATGAGTATAAAACAGTATCTACAGCTTGGAATAAAGAAGATGTAGTTAGTTTTAAAATCAATCCGCCAGACTCAATAAAACCTTACAATTTATTTGTAAATATTAGAAACACTAATACCTATAAATTTAGTAATCTATACCTAATAGTTCAAATGAAATTTCCTCACGGAAAATCAATAACAGACACACTACAATACCGTATGACAACACCAACAGGTAAGTGGTTAGGTGAAGGACTATCTACCGTAAAAGAAAATAAATTATGGTATAAAGAAGGTGTAGTATTTAACGAAAAAGGAGAGTATCAAGTAAATATTCAACATGCAATGCGTCAAAACGGAGAAGTAAATGGCGTTGTAAACCTAGAAGGCATTACAGATGTTGGATTTAGAATAGAAAAAACAGAATAA
- the trhO gene encoding oxygen-dependent tRNA uridine(34) hydroxylase TrhO: protein MQLYNKLSANERAELIKKAGKERLTLSFYKYARISNPQEFRDQLFIKWRSLDVLGRIYVATEGINAQLSLPADNFENFKTHLDSIDFLENVRLNIAVEQDNMSFLKLKVKVRDKIVADGLNDETFDVTNKGIHVNAEKFNDLIEDKNTVLVDMRNHYESEIGHFKNAVTPDVDTFRESLDIIEDDLKAHKEDKNLVMYCTGGIRCEKASAYFKHKGFKNVYQLEGGIIEYTRQVNEKALENKFIGKNFVFDERRAERISDDVIAQCHQCGEPCDTHVNCANDACHLLFIQCESCKTEMNNCCSSTCKDIHALPYEEQKALRKGQGNSNDIFKKGRADYLPYKKDLRNIFENLNPTQD, encoded by the coding sequence ATGCAACTGTACAACAAATTAAGCGCTAATGAACGTGCTGAGCTTATAAAAAAAGCAGGAAAAGAACGTCTTACACTATCTTTTTACAAATATGCGCGCATTAGCAATCCGCAAGAATTTAGAGACCAATTATTTATTAAATGGCGCAGTTTAGATGTCTTAGGTAGAATTTATGTTGCTACCGAAGGTATTAACGCACAATTATCACTTCCAGCAGATAATTTTGAAAATTTCAAAACGCATTTAGATAGCATTGATTTTTTAGAAAATGTTAGACTTAACATTGCAGTAGAGCAAGACAATATGTCTTTTTTAAAGCTGAAAGTAAAAGTTCGTGACAAGATTGTTGCAGATGGATTAAACGACGAAACTTTTGACGTTACCAACAAAGGAATACACGTTAATGCCGAAAAGTTTAACGATTTAATCGAAGACAAAAACACGGTACTAGTAGATATGCGTAATCACTACGAAAGTGAAATAGGTCACTTTAAAAACGCAGTGACACCAGATGTAGATACTTTTAGAGAATCATTAGATATAATCGAAGACGATTTAAAAGCACATAAAGAAGACAAAAACCTGGTCATGTATTGTACAGGAGGAATACGATGCGAAAAAGCTAGCGCATATTTTAAACACAAAGGATTTAAAAACGTCTATCAACTTGAAGGCGGAATTATAGAATACACAAGACAAGTCAACGAAAAAGCTTTAGAAAATAAGTTTATAGGAAAAAACTTTGTGTTTGACGAGCGTCGCGCCGAACGAATAAGTGACGATGTAATTGCGCAATGTCACCAATGTGGCGAACCTTGTGATACGCATGTAAACTGTGCTAACGATGCTTGTCACTTACTATTTATACAATGTGAATCTTGTAAAACCGAAATGAATAACTGCTGTTCTTCAACCTGTAAAGATATACATGCTTTACCATATGAAGAGCAAAAAGCATTACGTAAGGGACAAGGTAATAGTAACGACATCTTTAAAAAAGGACGTGCAGATTATTTACCATATAAAAAAGATTTACGTAACATCTTCGAAAATTTAAATCCAACACAAGACTAA
- a CDS encoding CoA transferase subunit A, with the protein MIKKTVKSVQEALQGVEDNMTFMLGGFGLSGIPENAIAELVKRNVKNVTCISNNAGVDDFGLGLLLQKKQIKKMVSSYVGENDEFERQMLSGELDVELIPQGTLAERCRAAQSGFPAIYTPAGYGTEVAEGKETREFDGKMYVLEHAFKADFAFVKAWKGDEAGNLIFKGTARNFNPVMCGAAKITVAEVEELVPVGELDPNQIHIPGIFVQRIFKGETFEKRIEQRTVRSKS; encoded by the coding sequence ATGATTAAAAAAACGGTTAAATCAGTTCAAGAAGCCTTACAAGGTGTAGAAGATAATATGACGTTTATGTTAGGTGGATTTGGATTAAGCGGAATACCTGAAAACGCAATAGCAGAATTAGTAAAACGCAATGTAAAAAACGTAACTTGTATCTCTAATAATGCCGGAGTAGACGATTTTGGTTTAGGGCTTTTACTTCAAAAAAAGCAAATCAAAAAAATGGTATCTTCTTACGTAGGAGAAAACGACGAATTTGAAAGACAAATGTTATCTGGAGAATTAGATGTAGAGCTTATTCCTCAAGGTACACTTGCCGAAAGATGTCGCGCAGCACAATCAGGCTTTCCTGCAATATATACACCAGCTGGATACGGTACAGAAGTAGCAGAAGGTAAAGAAACAAGAGAATTTGATGGTAAAATGTATGTGTTAGAACACGCATTTAAAGCCGATTTCGCTTTTGTAAAAGCTTGGAAAGGTGACGAAGCAGGAAATCTTATTTTTAAAGGTACAGCGCGTAATTTTAACCCAGTAATGTGTGGCGCAGCAAAAATAACAGTTGCAGAGGTAGAAGAGTTGGTGCCAGTAGGAGAATTAGATCCTAATCAAATTCATATTCCAGGTATTTTTGTACAACGTATTTTTAAAGGTGAAACTTTTGAAAAACGTATAGAACAACGTACAGTAAGATCAAAAAGTTAG
- a CDS encoding 3-oxoacid CoA-transferase subunit B, with amino-acid sequence MLDKNGIAKRIAKEVKDGYYVNLGIGIPTLVANFVRDDIEVEFQSENGVLGMGPFPFEGEEDADIINAGKQTITTLPGASFFDSAMSFSMIRGQHVHLTILGAMEVAENGDIANWKIPGKMVKGMGGAMDLVASAENIIVAMMHTNRAGESKLLKKCSLPLTGVGCVKKIVTNLAVIEVTEQGFKLLERAPGVTVEDIKNATEGTLIIEGEIPEMNI; translated from the coding sequence ATGTTAGATAAAAACGGAATAGCAAAGCGCATTGCAAAAGAAGTTAAAGATGGTTACTACGTTAACCTTGGTATTGGTATACCAACTTTGGTGGCTAATTTTGTAAGAGACGATATAGAAGTAGAATTTCAAAGTGAAAATGGAGTACTTGGTATGGGACCATTTCCTTTTGAAGGTGAAGAAGATGCAGATATTATAAACGCAGGAAAACAAACCATTACAACATTACCAGGCGCAAGTTTTTTTGATAGCGCTATGAGTTTTTCTATGATTAGAGGTCAGCATGTACATTTAACCATTTTAGGCGCAATGGAAGTGGCAGAAAACGGAGATATTGCAAACTGGAAAATACCAGGAAAAATGGTAAAAGGAATGGGTGGAGCAATGGATCTTGTAGCTAGTGCAGAAAATATAATTGTTGCTATGATGCACACTAATAGAGCTGGCGAATCTAAACTACTTAAAAAATGTTCTTTACCATTAACAGGTGTTGGCTGCGTTAAAAAAATTGTAACTAACCTTGCTGTTATAGAAGTCACAGAACAAGGATTTAAGTTATTAGAACGTGCACCTGGTGTAACCGTTGAGGACATAAAAAATGCAACAGAAGGCACATTAATCATTGAAGGTGAAATTCCTGAAATGAATATTTAA
- a CDS encoding PSP1 domain-containing protein, whose translation MACQSCATGKDGQPKGCKNNGTCGTDSCNKLTVFDWLANMSIPNGEEPFDWVEVRFKNGRKHYYKNSEKLTLSIGDIVATEAQSGHDIGMVTLTGELVRVQLKRKKIDTKNDILKIYRKASQKDIDIWSEARDREEPMKVKARQFAIDLNLKMKISDIEFQGDGSKATFYYTAEERVDFRELIKVYAREFKIRIEMKQVGFRQEASRLGGIGSCGRELCCSTWLTDFRSVSTSAARYQQLSLNPLKLAGQCGKLKCCLNYELDAYLDALKSFPKTDVKLYTEKGTAVCQKTDIFKGHMWYAYEGEWMNWHLITTEQANEIIQINKQKKKVISLEEYTIDVEIDTKTEFENVVGQDSLTRFDKPKRNKKRKNNKNRTKNNKSNKVEAKTNSKSNNPNAQNKRTKRRRPNKKKPNNNKTNENK comes from the coding sequence ATGGCTTGTCAAAGTTGCGCTACAGGAAAAGATGGGCAGCCTAAAGGTTGCAAAAATAACGGAACATGTGGTACAGATAGTTGCAATAAATTAACAGTTTTCGATTGGTTAGCAAACATGTCTATTCCAAACGGAGAAGAACCTTTTGATTGGGTTGAGGTTAGATTTAAAAATGGACGTAAACATTACTACAAAAACTCAGAAAAACTAACATTAAGTATTGGAGATATTGTTGCAACAGAAGCTCAATCTGGTCACGATATTGGTATGGTTACACTTACTGGAGAGTTAGTAAGAGTTCAACTTAAAAGAAAAAAAATAGACACCAAAAACGATATATTAAAAATTTATCGTAAAGCCTCACAAAAAGACATAGATATTTGGAGCGAAGCAAGAGACCGTGAAGAACCAATGAAGGTTAAAGCGCGTCAATTTGCTATAGATTTAAATCTAAAAATGAAAATCTCTGATATCGAATTTCAAGGCGATGGTAGTAAAGCAACATTCTATTACACAGCAGAAGAACGAGTAGATTTTAGAGAATTAATTAAAGTTTACGCTAGAGAATTTAAGATCAGGATAGAGATGAAGCAAGTAGGTTTCCGTCAGGAAGCTTCAAGACTTGGTGGTATTGGATCTTGTGGTCGCGAGTTGTGTTGCTCTACTTGGTTAACAGATTTTAGATCCGTAAGTACTAGCGCAGCGCGTTACCAACAATTATCATTAAACCCTTTAAAATTAGCAGGTCAATGTGGTAAATTAAAGTGTTGTTTAAATTACGAGCTAGATGCGTATTTAGATGCTTTAAAATCGTTTCCTAAAACAGACGTAAAATTATATACAGAAAAAGGTACAGCAGTTTGTCAAAAAACAGACATCTTTAAAGGTCATATGTGGTATGCCTATGAAGGCGAATGGATGAATTGGCATTTAATAACTACAGAGCAAGCCAACGAAATCATACAAATAAACAAACAAAAGAAAAAAGTAATTAGTCTTGAAGAGTACACAATAGATGTAGAAATTGATACTAAAACCGAGTTTGAAAACGTTGTTGGTCAAGATAGTTTAACAAGATTTGATAAGCCTAAGCGTAATAAAAAACGCAAAAACAATAAAAACAGAACTAAAAACAATAAGTCAAACAAAGTAGAAGCTAAAACAAATTCTAAGTCAAATAATCCAAACGCTCAAAATAAACGTACAAAAAGACGTAGACCAAACAAAAAAAAACCAAACAATAATAAAACCAATGAAAATAAATAA
- a CDS encoding penicillin-binding protein 1A — protein sequence MAKTKKQETTSFDKYIRWFWMLFLGGILFICLIFFLASLGAFGEMPDHTQLENPETNLATEIVSSDGKTLAKFYLNDNRTPVFYEDLPQNLIDALVATEDARYYEHSGIDGRGLLRAVLKPGSGGASTISQQLAKQLFHGEGSKNIAERLIQKVKEWIIAVRLERQYTKEEIIAQYFNIYDFGNNADGIRSAARIYFGKEPKELDVKESAMLVGMFKNSSLYNPRPDRNPEGVKNRRNVVLSQMVKYGVLDEKVKDSLQKTELDLDFNPESHNDGTATYFREYLRAFLKDWANDPKNKKPDGSKYNIYQDGLKVYTTIDSRMQTYAEDAVINHMKKLQAEFFHQNTPDRNPTAPFLDLDKEEINSLMQRSMKQSERWRHMKYDLKKSEKEIIASFDKPTKMSIFSWERGEIDTIMKPIDSMRYYKHFLQPGLMSMDPQTGHVKAWVGGMNYKHFKYDHVKQGKRQVGSTFKPFVYATAINQLHMSPCDKLPKAPITIEANKFGNPEPWAPKNSDGDYSGELTLKQALAGSVNTITARLMDKVGPEPVSKLARDLGVESEIPAVPSIALGTPDISLYEMVGAYSAFANQGVYTKPVMVTSIVDKNETVLYQFVPETKDVLSEEAAYVTVKLMQGVVESGSGARLRHNWAKNVQVYKEIITGYPYNLNYHIAGKTGTTQNQSDGWFMGMVPNLVTGVWVGAEDRAAHFKTITYGQGASMALPIWGMYMKSCYEDEDLNISKNDFVKPKDLSIVVDCDGYVQDNATNNGDLDMPEDDVPDELELF from the coding sequence ATGGCAAAAACTAAAAAACAAGAAACTACAAGTTTTGACAAGTACATAAGATGGTTTTGGATGCTTTTTTTAGGAGGTATTCTATTTATTTGTTTAATATTTTTCTTAGCCTCTTTAGGTGCTTTTGGTGAAATGCCAGATCATACACAGTTAGAAAATCCAGAAACAAATCTAGCTACAGAAATTGTCTCTTCAGACGGAAAAACATTAGCAAAATTCTATTTAAACGATAATAGAACGCCAGTGTTTTACGAAGACTTACCGCAAAATCTTATAGACGCTTTAGTAGCGACAGAAGATGCAAGATATTACGAGCATTCTGGAATAGATGGAAGAGGATTATTACGAGCAGTATTAAAACCAGGAAGTGGTGGCGCAAGTACAATATCTCAACAATTAGCAAAGCAATTATTTCATGGTGAAGGATCAAAAAATATAGCAGAGCGTTTAATACAAAAAGTTAAAGAGTGGATTATCGCTGTAAGATTAGAGCGTCAGTATACAAAAGAAGAAATTATCGCTCAATATTTTAATATTTACGATTTTGGTAATAATGCAGATGGTATAAGATCTGCAGCTAGAATTTACTTTGGTAAAGAACCTAAAGAATTAGATGTAAAAGAATCTGCCATGTTGGTAGGAATGTTTAAAAATTCTTCATTATACAATCCAAGACCAGATAGAAATCCAGAAGGTGTAAAAAATAGACGAAATGTAGTATTGTCTCAAATGGTTAAATATGGAGTTTTAGATGAAAAAGTTAAAGACTCTTTACAAAAAACAGAACTTGATTTAGATTTTAATCCAGAGTCACATAATGATGGTACAGCTACTTATTTTAGAGAATATTTAAGAGCCTTTTTAAAAGACTGGGCAAACGATCCTAAAAACAAAAAACCAGACGGATCAAAATATAACATTTACCAAGACGGATTAAAAGTATACACGACTATAGATTCTAGAATGCAAACCTATGCAGAAGATGCTGTAATTAACCATATGAAAAAACTTCAAGCAGAATTTTTTCATCAAAATACACCAGATCGTAATCCAACAGCTCCATTTTTAGATTTAGATAAAGAAGAAATTAATAGCTTAATGCAACGTTCTATGAAACAATCAGAACGTTGGAGACATATGAAGTATGATTTAAAAAAATCTGAAAAAGAAATTATAGCCTCATTTGATAAGCCTACAAAGATGTCTATTTTTTCTTGGGAAAGAGGTGAAATAGATACCATAATGAAACCTATAGATTCTATGAGGTATTATAAGCATTTCTTACAACCTGGATTAATGAGTATGGATCCGCAAACAGGACATGTAAAAGCATGGGTTGGAGGTATGAATTATAAACACTTTAAATACGATCACGTAAAACAAGGTAAACGACAAGTTGGATCTACATTTAAGCCTTTTGTTTATGCAACTGCGATAAACCAGTTACACATGTCGCCTTGTGATAAATTACCAAAAGCTCCAATAACTATCGAAGCTAATAAATTTGGAAATCCAGAACCTTGGGCTCCAAAAAACTCAGATGGTGATTACAGTGGTGAGTTAACTTTAAAACAAGCCTTAGCAGGATCTGTAAATACTATTACAGCAAGATTAATGGATAAAGTTGGTCCAGAACCAGTATCTAAATTAGCAAGAGATTTAGGTGTAGAGTCAGAAATACCTGCTGTACCATCTATAGCATTAGGTACGCCAGACATTAGCTTATATGAAATGGTTGGAGCCTATTCTGCATTTGCAAATCAAGGTGTTTACACAAAACCAGTAATGGTTACTTCAATCGTAGATAAAAACGAAACTGTTTTATACCAATTTGTTCCAGAAACAAAAGATGTTTTAAGTGAAGAAGCAGCTTATGTAACAGTAAAATTAATGCAAGGTGTTGTAGAATCTGGATCTGGTGCAAGATTAAGACATAATTGGGCAAAAAACGTTCAAGTATATAAAGAAATAATAACAGGTTATCCTTACAACCTTAATTATCATATAGCAGGAAAAACAGGAACTACGCAAAATCAATCCGATGGTTGGTTTATGGGTATGGTACCAAATTTAGTTACTGGTGTTTGGGTTGGAGCAGAAGATAGAGCAGCGCATTTTAAAACCATCACTTATGGTCAAGGTGCATCTATGGCCCTACCAATTTGGGGAATGTATATGAAAAGCTGTTATGAAGATGAAGATTTAAATATTTCAAAAAACGATTTTGTAAAACCTAAAGACCTTTCTATTGTTGTAGACTGTGATGGTTATGTACAAGATAATGCAACTAATAACGGAGATTTAGATATGCCAGAAGATGATGTGCCAGATGAGTTAGAACTTTTTTAA
- the recA gene encoding recombinase RecA produces the protein MSKENEAKLKALQLTLDKLDKAYGKGTVMKMSDAAVVDVDAIASGSLGLDIALGVGGYPRGRVIEIYGPESSGKTTLTLHAIAEAQKSGGIAAFIDAEHAFDRFYAEKLGVDIDNLIISQPDNGEQALEIADNLIRSGAIDIVVVDSVAALTPKSEIEGEMGDSKMGLHARLMSQALRKLTASISKTNCTVIFINQLREKIGVMFGNPETTTGGNALKFYASVRLDIRRSTQIKDSNGDVIGNKTRVKVVKNKVAPPFKTAEFDIMYGEGVSKVGEILDVAVDKGIVKKSGSWFSYEDTKLGQGRDAVKLVIKDNPELFEELEEKIKAAIKEEQ, from the coding sequence ATGAGTAAAGAAAACGAAGCAAAATTAAAAGCCCTACAATTAACCTTAGATAAATTAGATAAAGCTTACGGTAAAGGTACTGTAATGAAGATGAGTGATGCTGCTGTAGTAGATGTAGATGCAATTGCATCTGGATCTTTAGGGTTAGATATTGCATTAGGCGTTGGTGGTTACCCAAGAGGTAGAGTTATTGAAATTTATGGACCAGAAAGTTCTGGTAAAACAACTTTAACTTTACATGCTATTGCCGAAGCTCAAAAAAGTGGTGGAATTGCTGCTTTTATTGACGCAGAACACGCATTTGACCGTTTTTATGCAGAGAAATTAGGTGTAGATATTGATAATTTAATTATTTCTCAACCAGATAATGGTGAGCAAGCATTAGAAATTGCAGATAACTTAATTCGCTCTGGTGCAATAGATATAGTTGTAGTAGACTCTGTTGCAGCATTAACACCTAAAAGTGAAATTGAAGGTGAAATGGGTGACTCCAAAATGGGATTACACGCACGTTTAATGTCTCAAGCCTTAAGAAAACTTACAGCTTCTATTAGCAAAACAAATTGTACCGTTATTTTTATTAACCAATTACGTGAAAAAATAGGTGTAATGTTTGGTAACCCAGAAACTACAACTGGTGGAAATGCACTTAAATTTTACGCTTCTGTACGATTAGATATTAGAAGATCTACACAAATTAAAGACTCTAATGGAGATGTAATTGGAAATAAAACCAGAGTAAAAGTGGTTAAAAACAAAGTTGCTCCGCCATTTAAAACTGCCGAATTTGATATTATGTATGGTGAAGGTGTTAGTAAAGTAGGAGAAATTTTAGATGTAGCTGTAGATAAAGGTATAGTAAAGAAAAGTGGATCTTGGTTTAGTTATGAAGACACAAAACTAGGACAAGGAAGAGATGCAGTAAAACTAGTTATAAAAGACAATCCAGAACTGTTTGAAGAATTAGAAGAAAAAATTAAAGCAGCAATAAAAGAAGAACAATAA
- a CDS encoding RNA polymerase sigma factor, whose product MSLEKLIHNCKKNDTKAQSELYKLFSSKLFSLCLKYSRNYAEAEDNLQDSFVTIFKNIKQYNHKGSFEGWLKRITINTALQCYRNQKVFEIVNEEVIEDQTVDIDEENIKLDFLLKCIQELPDRYRLVFNLYVLDGYSHNEISNLLKITSGTSKSNLARARLILKEKINAYKQISNKQSL is encoded by the coding sequence TTGAGTCTAGAAAAACTTATACATAATTGTAAAAAAAATGATACAAAAGCGCAAAGTGAATTGTATAAGCTATTTTCAAGCAAACTATTCTCTTTATGTCTAAAATACTCGCGCAATTATGCAGAAGCAGAAGATAACTTACAAGATAGTTTTGTAACCATTTTTAAAAATATAAAACAATATAATCACAAAGGAAGCTTTGAAGGTTGGTTAAAAAGAATTACAATAAACACCGCTTTGCAATGTTATCGAAATCAAAAAGTATTTGAGATAGTAAATGAAGAAGTTATAGAAGATCAAACTGTTGATATTGATGAAGAGAACATTAAATTAGATTTTCTATTAAAATGTATACAAGAATTACCTGATAGATATAGATTAGTATTTAACCTATATGTTCTTGATGGATATTCTCACAACGAAATAAGTAATTTGTTAAAAATCACATCTGGTACAAGTAAATCAAATCTTGCAAGAGCAAGACTAATACTTAAAGAAAAAATTAATGCTTATAAACAAATAAGTAACAAACAATCTTTATAA